The Pectobacterium parmentieri genome segment TGCCTATCGTCCAACTCCAGATGAAGATGCAAATCTCCATCGGGCTTTCCGGACATAACGTTGAGTGAGGCACCATTCTGTTGTCTGACAGACCTGATGTTTTCAACGCTTACCGTTTATCGGTAAGCGTTTTTTTTCGTCTGATGAAAATGTTCGGGCACAGCCTGCTATCGAAACATAAAAAATAATAAGGCCCCAAAGAAGGAGCCTTATAAAGGGATGATACCGTGGTTAGTGGGCTGGTTGCTGTAGCGTGAGCAATAGCCCTTCGTGCCGCATTTGCGCCGCTTCATCCGGCAGATGTAGCCGTTCCAGCGCATCGGCACGCCAGGCATAATCATAAGCGTCTGGTCGCTGTTCTAATGCGTTGCGGAAGGCATCGCTGGCCTGCTGCCATTCGCCGTGTTTCATCAGCAACTGGCCTAACGTGCTGTTTAACAGCGGTGTTGCACCCTGCTGCTTGATGTACTGATACAGCATTTTTTCCAATTGTTCTGGGTTACCGGCTTTAAGACGTGGCATCAGCAGGATCAAACGCTCGTCATATTGGCGTTTGAGACCATCGAGAATGATCTTCTGGGCAGTATCATGATCGTCACACTCGATCAAATGCTCAGCCATCGCGATCTGAAGTGGGATCTCATGACGCACTTTGCGGCTCTGATTATTCCACCATGATTTCAGCCCTTCGCTGCCACCATCCGCCATCGCCTGGTTCATCAAGCCGATATAAGCCTGCTGCTGTAGATCCAGCAAACGCGCTTCAGGGTACAGATTGATCTTGCGCATCACAGGCAGAATATCCAGCAGTGCGCTATAGGCGTGAGTGCGCAGGAAAGCTTGTTCCGCTAAACGCAGTACTTCAGGGTGACGGGGTGCGACTTCCAGCAATTTGTCTACGCCGTGACGTGCAGCATGATCTTCATTACGCGCTAGCTGAATACGCACGCGCGTAATATCGACTGGAAGCTGATCGGTATCTGCTACTTCGGCGGCACGCTCCAGGTATTGCTTGGTACGGAATTCGTCACCGCGCTGCTGTGCGGCTT includes the following:
- the hemY gene encoding protoheme IX biogenesis protein HemY, with the protein product MLKVLLLFLVLIAGVVIGPIVAGHQGYVLIQTDDYDIQTSVTAMVIMLVLFFLAFLAVEWLLRRIFRTGSRTRGWFLGRKRSRARKQTKAALLKLAEGDYLQVEKLLTRNADHAEQPVVNYLLAAEAAQQRGDEFRTKQYLERAAEVADTDQLPVDITRVRIQLARNEDHAARHGVDKLLEVAPRHPEVLRLAEQAFLRTHAYSALLDILPVMRKINLYPEARLLDLQQQAYIGLMNQAMADGGSEGLKSWWNNQSRKVRHEIPLQIAMAEHLIECDDHDTAQKIILDGLKRQYDERLILLMPRLKAGNPEQLEKMLYQYIKQQGATPLLNSTLGQLLMKHGEWQQASDAFRNALEQRPDAYDYAWRADALERLHLPDEAAQMRHEGLLLTLQQPAH